One window of Microcoleus vaginatus PCC 9802 genomic DNA carries:
- a CDS encoding tetratricopeptide repeat protein, producing the protein MAMQLSKGERFNLSKEAPGLKKMAIALGWQVTEAGQSYEIDVSAFMLSADGKLPNDKYFIFYNNLQSCDGSVLQSIPDKNNRGQEKKTIYGVILEKINAEIEEITFAVTIHEADKIKANFSNIKNSFIKITNLDTGSELVRYELKENFSRETAVEFGRLYRKNGEWRFQAVGEGYQAGLQSLVDKYDSGNSNNISPITHELAAGTAADDLQLPAWELEVEPEPEAEQSRQTRRVQPSRINNQVNNSRSRKIPAALLASLGVLMLGAGAGMSAFMRSGNETLKQAQILVVETQNAEKVTDVNLLRSFDKRLKETIANLEKIPNLPGFGYQQARADLLQLRPSLVPVEQNLQAAESLATAQKLAMEAAVVVQKPPHPIEVWHQSQSKWQQAIALLEAIDSRTPVYNLAQNKLSNYRANRALISQRVAIAQKAANFSNQGSLKVQKGDVPGAIANFTQALALNPNIPQAYLGLGIATGQQGNKQQAIYNYDRALQFNPNLAEAYFGRGQAYYELGNKQKAIADYEQAIRVNPNYGLAYLERGAIRCMLGTKSQAVADFNQAGELFSKQGDGKNYQLAQSFINDCQEPIAEAAICDYRRKIDSFGRPCGRSLNVPIIIRRKSAIDASNSDSTNIKSNSSVEKISPANSDSSSTRTRSRRRSRR; encoded by the coding sequence ATGGCAATGCAATTAAGTAAGGGTGAGAGATTTAATCTTTCTAAAGAAGCGCCCGGTTTGAAAAAAATGGCGATCGCCCTCGGTTGGCAGGTGACAGAGGCAGGACAAAGCTATGAGATTGATGTCTCTGCTTTTATGCTAAGTGCTGACGGCAAACTACCTAACGATAAATATTTTATCTTTTATAATAATCTTCAATCCTGTGACGGTTCGGTACTGCAATCGATTCCTGACAAAAACAACCGAGGTCAAGAAAAGAAGACTATTTACGGCGTTATTTTAGAGAAAATTAATGCTGAAATTGAGGAAATAACTTTTGCGGTCACTATTCACGAAGCAGATAAAATAAAGGCAAATTTTAGCAATATCAAAAATAGTTTTATCAAAATTACCAATTTGGATACGGGAAGCGAACTGGTTCGCTATGAATTAAAAGAGAATTTTTCGCGAGAGACTGCTGTAGAGTTTGGTCGTTTGTATAGAAAGAATGGAGAATGGAGATTTCAGGCAGTAGGAGAAGGATATCAAGCAGGATTGCAGAGTTTGGTTGACAAGTATGACAGCGGAAATAGCAATAATATTTCTCCAATTACTCACGAGTTGGCAGCGGGAACAGCAGCAGATGATTTGCAGTTACCGGCTTGGGAGTTGGAGGTGGAGCCCGAACCGGAAGCGGAACAATCTCGTCAGACTCGAAGGGTACAGCCATCACGAATTAACAATCAAGTTAATAACTCGCGAAGCCGCAAAATACCCGCAGCTTTATTAGCAAGTTTAGGGGTTTTGATGTTGGGGGCAGGTGCAGGGATGAGCGCCTTTATGCGATCGGGAAATGAAACGCTCAAGCAAGCGCAAATACTGGTCGTTGAAACGCAGAATGCAGAGAAAGTCACGGATGTCAATTTACTCAGAAGTTTCGATAAACGACTTAAAGAAACGATCGCCAATTTAGAGAAAATTCCTAACTTACCCGGCTTTGGGTATCAACAAGCTAGAGCTGATTTGCTGCAACTGCGCCCGAGTTTGGTTCCTGTAGAGCAAAACTTACAGGCGGCAGAAAGTCTAGCAACGGCTCAAAAATTGGCGATGGAAGCTGCTGTGGTTGTGCAAAAACCGCCTCATCCGATAGAAGTTTGGCATCAGTCGCAAAGTAAATGGCAACAGGCGATCGCACTTTTAGAAGCGATCGATTCACGTACACCTGTTTATAATCTAGCTCAAAATAAGTTATCTAATTACCGGGCCAATCGCGCTCTTATCAGTCAAAGAGTGGCGATCGCTCAAAAAGCTGCAAATTTTAGCAACCAAGGTTCTTTGAAAGTTCAGAAGGGCGATGTTCCGGGGGCGATCGCCAATTTTACTCAGGCTTTAGCGCTGAATCCGAATATACCTCAAGCTTACCTCGGATTGGGAATTGCTACTGGCCAACAGGGAAACAAGCAGCAGGCAATTTACAATTACGATCGAGCGCTGCAATTTAATCCTAACTTGGCAGAAGCTTATTTCGGTCGCGGTCAAGCATACTATGAATTGGGAAACAAACAAAAGGCGATCGCCGATTACGAACAAGCTATTCGCGTTAATCCTAATTATGGTTTGGCTTATTTGGAACGAGGTGCTATTCGCTGTATGTTGGGAACTAAATCGCAAGCAGTAGCAGATTTCAACCAAGCTGGAGAACTTTTCTCAAAGCAGGGAGACGGCAAGAATTACCAATTAGCACAAAGCTTTATTAATGATTGTCAAGAACCCATTGCAGAGGCTGCAATCTGCGATTATCGAAGGAAAATAGACTCCTTCGGCCGACCCTGCGGTCGCTCTCTTAATGTTCCGATTATAATTAGAAGAAAATCGGCGATTGATGCCTCAAACTCTGACTCTACTAATATTAAAAGCAATAGCAGCGTTGAAAAAATCTCGCCTGCAAATTCTGATAGCAGCAGTACAAGAACTCGCAGCAGGCGAAGAAGCAGAAGGTAA
- a CDS encoding glycosyltransferase: protein MRILQIIPSISLVYGGPSQMVLGLSAALASRGIDLTIITTDSNGDIGQHPLDVPLNQPIQQNGYQIIYFRCYPWRRYKFSFSLLQWLNENARQFDLAHIHALFSPVTTLAATIARYRHLPYIIRPCGMLDPADLQKKKRLKQIYAAVLERPNLAGAAAIHFTSKEEAKISERFGLNCTGKMPVPRDLDFPGKMPGPLDLVIPLGVTAGLFPKRLPESQVPIILFMSRIEPKKGLDLLITALESILASGINFKFILAGSNPQDAGYETRIKVQIQNSILAQYTTITGFVSGDLKSELLTNADLFVLPSYYENFGIAVAEAMAAGVPVAISDRIHIAEDIQQAEAGWVGPLEVGAIANSIKSALLNPQERQRRGLNGKEYAKKHYNWDAIAQQTIDAYQQILSSIAEGRRNKE from the coding sequence ATGCGAATTCTCCAAATTATCCCCTCGATTTCCCTCGTCTACGGCGGGCCAAGTCAAATGGTGCTGGGACTTTCTGCGGCCCTCGCTTCCCGAGGTATTGATCTCACCATTATCACCACAGATTCTAACGGAGATATCGGTCAACATCCCTTAGATGTCCCTCTAAATCAACCAATACAACAAAACGGCTATCAGATTATTTATTTCCGCTGTTATCCCTGGCGCAGATATAAATTTTCATTCTCGTTATTGCAGTGGTTGAATGAAAATGCGCGACAATTTGACCTGGCCCACATTCACGCTCTTTTCTCACCAGTAACTACCCTCGCTGCTACAATTGCTAGATATCGCCACTTACCGTATATTATCCGTCCCTGCGGTATGCTTGACCCCGCAGATTTGCAGAAAAAAAAGCGCTTAAAACAGATTTATGCAGCAGTTTTAGAACGCCCTAATTTAGCAGGGGCGGCCGCCATTCATTTCACAAGTAAAGAAGAGGCTAAAATCTCAGAAAGATTTGGTTTGAACTGCACAGGCAAGATGCCTGTGCCACGGGATTTGGACTTCCCAGGCAAGATGCCTGGGCCACTGGATCTGGTGATTCCATTGGGGGTGACAGCAGGTTTGTTTCCTAAGAGATTGCCAGAATCTCAAGTGCCAATCATCTTATTTATGTCGCGAATTGAACCTAAAAAAGGGCTTGATTTGCTAATTACAGCATTAGAAAGTATTTTGGCATCGGGAATAAATTTTAAGTTTATTTTAGCGGGTTCAAATCCCCAAGATGCTGGTTATGAAACAAGAATTAAAGTACAAATTCAGAATTCAATCTTAGCACAATACACAACAATAACTGGCTTTGTGAGCGGCGATTTAAAAAGTGAACTGTTGACAAACGCCGACTTATTTGTCTTGCCTTCTTATTACGAAAACTTTGGCATTGCTGTAGCAGAAGCGATGGCAGCGGGTGTACCTGTCGCCATTTCCGATCGCATACATATTGCCGAAGACATACAGCAAGCAGAAGCTGGTTGGGTGGGGCCTTTGGAAGTAGGGGCGATCGCCAATTCAATTAAATCTGCCCTTCTGAATCCACAGGAACGCCAACGGCGGGGATTGAACGGCAAAGAGTATGCCAAAAAGCATTATAACTGGGATGCGATCGCCCAGCAAACCATCGATGCTTACCAGCAGATTTTGTCATCTATAGCAGAAGGAAGAAGGAATAAGGAATAA
- a CDS encoding glycosyltransferase family 4 protein, translated as MRILVASHTYIVDINREKFKILASLQPDIEVTVVVPQRWKPGGVQNKIIETEFYQKGSFKVIPVSNFSQNNQGLLSFGLDLIKVLQNFRPQIIQVEQGSKSLACAQLILLNKLLKLKAKNILFTWWNLPYQLNWPVSLLENYNLQHTDGIIAGNLDGAKILRQRGYQGAVKVMPQLGVDETLFRRTGKDADLSSQFGIEPTDFVVGFVGRFVEEKGLLTLAEALAGLKKSSWKWLLVGQGKLRTRLAEKCIEWGISDRIIWVESVSHEEIPPYINLMNCLVLPSQTSYKFKTLTTVGWKEQFGHVLIEAMACKIPVIGSDCGEIPHVIGDAGLVFPEGNAGVLRECLQQLMERRQLAADLGDRGYHRAMSNYTNQALAEQLLEFYKELL; from the coding sequence ATGAGAATTCTCGTTGCCAGTCACACCTATATTGTGGACATTAACCGGGAAAAATTCAAGATATTAGCAAGCCTACAACCCGATATTGAAGTAACAGTTGTAGTGCCGCAGCGTTGGAAACCCGGAGGGGTTCAAAATAAAATTATAGAAACGGAATTTTATCAAAAGGGTTCCTTTAAAGTAATCCCTGTCTCCAACTTTAGTCAAAATAATCAAGGATTGCTAAGCTTTGGTTTGGATTTAATTAAAGTTTTGCAAAACTTTAGACCCCAGATAATCCAAGTTGAACAAGGTTCAAAATCCCTTGCTTGCGCTCAATTAATTTTATTAAATAAACTGCTTAAATTAAAAGCCAAAAATATACTATTTACTTGGTGGAATCTGCCTTATCAATTGAATTGGCCTGTTTCACTTTTAGAAAATTACAATCTTCAGCACACCGACGGAATTATTGCAGGCAACCTAGATGGAGCTAAAATTTTGCGGCAGCGGGGGTATCAAGGTGCGGTAAAAGTAATGCCACAACTGGGAGTAGATGAAACTTTGTTTCGCCGCACTGGTAAAGACGCTGATTTATCCAGTCAATTCGGCATTGAGCCGACCGATTTTGTGGTAGGATTTGTAGGGCGATTTGTCGAAGAAAAAGGACTGTTAACTTTAGCTGAAGCTTTGGCAGGGTTGAAAAAAAGCTCTTGGAAGTGGCTGTTAGTAGGACAAGGAAAATTGCGGACGCGCCTTGCCGAAAAATGTATTGAATGGGGAATCAGCGACCGAATAATCTGGGTAGAAAGCGTTTCCCACGAGGAAATCCCCCCCTACATTAACTTAATGAACTGTTTGGTATTGCCCTCGCAAACGAGCTATAAATTCAAAACTTTGACCACTGTGGGCTGGAAAGAACAATTCGGTCACGTTTTAATTGAAGCGATGGCCTGTAAAATTCCGGTTATTGGTTCCGACTGCGGGGAAATTCCCCATGTCATCGGGGATGCGGGGTTAGTATTCCCCGAGGGAAATGCAGGGGTTTTGCGCGAGTGTTTGCAGCAATTGATGGAGCGGCGGCAGTTGGCGGCTGATTTGGGCGATCGGGGTTATCATAGAGCGATGAGCAATTATACCAATCAAGCTTTAGCTGAGCAGTTGTTGGAATTTTACAAAGAATTGTTGTAA